Sequence from the Microbacterium faecale genome:
GGGGTCACCGGCCCGGTCGCCCGCGCACTCGCGACGTGGACGCAGAGCGCGTACGCCGACCGTGAACTCGATGAGCGCGCGCCGGTCGCGATGCCGCCCGCCGTGCGCGTGGCGAGCATCGCCGGCGACGAGAAGGAGGTCACCGACGCTCTGGCTCAGCTCGCCGATGGCGTGCCCGAGCTGGGGACGGACGCCGTGCTCGGTCCCGTGCCGGCAGAGGAAACCGACGGGCGCCGACGCGTGCGTGCGCTCGTGCGATTCGAGTACGCTCGGGGCGCGTCCGTCGCGAAGGCGCTGCGCGCAGCGGTCGTGTCTGCTGCCGTCACGTCTCGGTCACGAAAACCGCGGGGGAAGGGAGCGTCTCCCCGCCAGCGGTCGAGTCCCCCTACACTCGCAGTGCGCCTCGACGTCGCCGACCCCGACCTGTGATCCGAAAGGCACTTCCCCCCAATGCCGCTTTCCCCGTCCTCTCCGCGCATCGTGTTCGCCGGAACGCCCGATGCGGCGGTGCCGTCCCTCCGTGCTCTGCTCGCTGCCGATGCCAACGTGGTCGGTGTCGTGACTCGGCCGGATGCACCCCGCGGTCGCAAACGCGTGCTCACCCCGTCGCCCGTCGCCACGGCCGCGGAAGACGCGGGCCTGCCGGTGATCCGAGCGCATCGCCTTGACGATGAGGCCACCCGGCGGATCGCGGAGCTCGACCCGGAACTCGGCGTCATCGTCGCCTACGGCGGCCTCGTCCGTGAGCCGCTGCTGAGCGCGCCCCGCTTCGGTTGGATCAACCTCCACTTCTCTCTCCTCCCGTCGTGGCGTGGCGCCGCCCCCGTGCAGCACGCGCTGATCGCGGGAGATGAGACGCTCGGTGCATCGGTCTTCCAGCTCACCGCCGAGCTCGACGCCGGCGACGTGTTCGCCGAGGAACGGTACACGCCGTCCGAGCGCGAGACGGCCGGCGACGTCCTGACGGCGCTTTCGGATCGCGGTGCGCGGGTGCTCGCCTCGACGGTCGCCGAGATTGCGGCAGGAACGGCCGAGGCGACGCCGCAGTCCGGTTCGCCGAGCTTCGCGCCGAAGCTCACGCTCGCCGACGGAATGCTCGACTTCTCGCGGCCCGCGTCGGAGGTGCTCGCGCGGTTCCGCGGCGTCACCCCGGAGCCGGGGGCGCACACGACGTGGGATGGTGCGCGCATGAAGGTGCATGCGGCGCACGCGACCGACGCGGGCGCGCTCGATCCCGGACACGTCGCCCCGACGGACGGGGGGATCCTCGTGGGGACGGCGACGGAGCCGATTCTCATCAACCGCCTCCAGCCGGCCGGGAAGGGCGCGATGTCGGCGGCCGACTGGCATCGTGGCCTGCGCGATCCGGCGGTGTTCGGATCGTGAATCGGACTCGACGACAGGCACCGGTCCCGCGGCGCCGGCGCGATGCGGACGCGAGGGCGACTGTGCAGCCCGTGCGCGAGGTTGCGTACCGGGTGATCCGCGCTGTCGACGTCGATGATGCCTACGCGAACCTGCTGTTGCCCGTCGAGATCGAGCGGGCGGGGCTGGGTGGCGCTGACGCGGCTCTCGCCACCGAGTTGACGTACGGCACCCTGCGCCGGCGCGGCACGTATGACGCGATCATCCGCCTCGCCGCCGACCGCGACCCGGCGGACATCGACGGGGGCGTGCTCGACGCGCTGCGCCTGGGTGCGCACCAGCTGCTGTCTACGCGCGTCGCCTCCCACGCCGCGGTGAACGAGTCGGTGACTCTCGCGACGCGCGCGTCAGGACGGGGAGCCGGCGGCTTCGCAAACGCGGTGCTGCGGCGCATCGCTCGCGAGACGCCGGGCGACTGGAGCGCGCGCA
This genomic interval carries:
- the fmt gene encoding methionyl-tRNA formyltransferase; translation: MPLSPSSPRIVFAGTPDAAVPSLRALLAADANVVGVVTRPDAPRGRKRVLTPSPVATAAEDAGLPVIRAHRLDDEATRRIAELDPELGVIVAYGGLVREPLLSAPRFGWINLHFSLLPSWRGAAPVQHALIAGDETLGASVFQLTAELDAGDVFAEERYTPSERETAGDVLTALSDRGARVLASTVAEIAAGTAEATPQSGSPSFAPKLTLADGMLDFSRPASEVLARFRGVTPEPGAHTTWDGARMKVHAAHATDAGALDPGHVAPTDGGILVGTATEPILINRLQPAGKGAMSAADWHRGLRDPAVFGS